The window ATAGTTGGGTTAAAAtggtcttcactaactttaagtagaatcatatttaataaatattttttattcgaataacctatttaaaacccgttaaactaaatgagtttatatgaatatttatttctattaaaaattcacttaaacCGGTTAAACTCcgtcaatcataaaattaaattttaatagtaacccGCTTCCACCATtaattaatatcaatattagttaacttttaaagtttcataagaaatataatatcctATGTACATCACGtcatttattttctaaaaaattgtaTCATGGAAATGGTACTTCGTTTATTTTCCAAATCACAGACCTGTctgataaattcaaaactttatttgaaaaaaaaagtaactgtTTTTGGTAGGAACAGTTATAACgtggattttaataatttttagaagatggttatatgatatttagataaatcatttaaatacagttataaaatatgttagacccaattaatatcaattggacatgttgaagaattaatagtattgattataaATTGTTGTtgaatctctttttttgttttattattatttgttttcaatGTCACGTGGCCATGTCCGGTCTTATCCGTAGCTTTGGCCATGTCCCGTTTTATGTGAAACACTGTCCATGTCCGGTCTCATGCATTAGCCGAATGAAACTTTAGCCATGTCTGGTGTCATGCATAGCCGAATGAAACATtcattttggaagaaaaaaaatgcaaaCTTTAAAGAATTAATTACTATAGTTATTGTACCCCTGAATTTTAAACagaattattaatataaatacaaaaaaatgtttataccCAAAATTTCATGACAGGATTTTGCAAATTGAATTAGCttgaatttaattaaaaattggaatttctttttatttttacttgtgAATTGTTGCAGTTGAACATTGTGGATGGGAAGATGCAGTATCTATTCGATGAGAGTGGTAGGAGATACTTGGACGCCTTTGCTGGAATCGCAGTTGTGAATTGTGGACATTGTCACCCTGATGTGGTTGAGCCCGTTATCAACCAGATCAAGCGTCTTCAGCATCCTACGGTTATGTACCTTAACCATGCAATTGCTGAGTTCTCTGAAGCTCTCGCTTCCAAACTCCCTGGTGATCTCAAGGTACTACAAGAACCACTGCATGTTCTGTTTTTCTTGTGTTGTTTTTATGAACCAAATTTGATTGCTTCATGGGGTTTGGTTTATTGGAATAGGTGGTGTTCTTCACAAACTCAGGGACGGAGGCCAATGAATTGGCGCTTATGATGGCTAAGTTGTATACTGGATGTCAAGACATTGTTTCGATTCGAAACGGGTATCATGGGAATGCGGCTGGAACAATGGGGGCTACTGCTCAAAGCTTGTGGAAGTTCAACGTTGTTCAGGTACTAGAGACTTTGTTCtgacgttttttttttcttgaactaTGATGAGATATCTGTGTTCTGacatttgtttttgttcttttgctGCTTGAAGACTGGAACTCACCACGCTTTAAACCCGGATCCATATAGAGGTGTGTTTGGTTCTGACGGAGAGAAGTATGCAAGAGATGTGCAAGATCTCATCCAATATGGCACTACCGGACACATTGCTGGTTTCATCTGTGAAGCTATACAGGTAACCAAGtgttgaaattttatattataatcagAGTCTAATGAATGTTATTGACAATAATATTGCTGCGAATGTGAGAATAGGGAGTTGGAGGGATTGTGGAACTAGCTCCAGGCTATTTGTCAGCAGCTTACGACATTGTGAAGAAGGCTGGAGGATTGTTCATTGCTGATGAAGTACAGTCTGGATTCGCTCGCACTGGAAACTTCTGGGGATTTGAGGCTCACAATGTTGTCCCTGACATAGTTACCATGGCAAAGGTTAGTTGAGTGCGCCTCTACAGTCCTGAAAGAAGCAACAAATATTTGACTCTGTCTCTTCTTTGATGATATGTGTAAACAGGGAATTGGGAATGGGTTTCCTTTGGGAGCGGTTGTGACAACTCCGGAGATAGCAGGAGTGCTGACTCGGCGATGCTACTTCAACACATTTGGT of the Raphanus sativus cultivar WK10039 unplaced genomic scaffold, ASM80110v3 Scaffold5038, whole genome shotgun sequence genome contains:
- the LOC130507642 gene encoding alanine--glyoxylate aminotransferase 2 homolog 2, mitochondrial-like; the protein is FIFTCELLQLNIVDGKMQYLFDESGRRYLDAFAGIAVVNCGHCHPDVVEPVINQIKRLQHPTVMYLNHAIAEFSEALASKLPGDLKVVFFTNSGTEANELALMMAKLYTGCQDIVSIRNGYHGNAAGTMGATAQSLWKFNVVQTGTHHALNPDPYRGVFGSDGEKYARDVQDLIQYGTTGHIAGFICEAIQGVGGIVELAPGYLSAAYDIVKKAGGLFIADEVQSGFARTGNFWGFEAHNVVPDIVTMAKGIGNGFPLGAVVTTPEIAGVLTRRCYFNTFGGNAVSTTAGLAVLNVIEKEKLQENASMVGSYLKGKLNQLKEKHEIIGDVRGRGLMLGVELVSDRKLKTPATAETLHIMDQMKELGVLVGKGGYFGNVFRITPPLCFTKEDADYLVEAMDYSISKM